The following are encoded in a window of Impatiens glandulifera chromosome 5, dImpGla2.1, whole genome shotgun sequence genomic DNA:
- the LOC124937962 gene encoding GATA transcription factor 24-like isoform X1 → MATANLHPFQAQPYEDHHRPELEAVQTDDYENGCCCCDGGGGGRDDDTMDEETDEGRLSLVNTSEHHQHHHDGKLGGLVVASRTSELTLAFEGEVYVFSAVTPEKVQAILLLLRDREAPAGARTVDASYNPCNRGGNDIPKHSTLSRRIASLVRFREKRKERCFDKKIRYTVRKEAAQRMNRKNGQFASTKENSVSSGWDCAKGCEQPDNSIRPETVLRRCHHCGVSENATPAMRRGPDGPRTLCNACGLMWANKGTLRDLNKGGRNFSLDHIEPETPMDIKPLIMDDENFSGNHDDMGKPDETSKAAISGLKSSNIDEEFKCLYSMQDLSGNGEGNRNGSRVGILHSSCNLDEQENLVELTNVSESEVDIHVGFV, encoded by the exons ATGGCGACGGCAAACCTACATCCATTTCAAGCTCAGCCGTACGAAGACCACCACCGGCCGGAGCTTGAAGCTGTTCAAACTGATGACTACGAGAATGGCTGCTGCTGCTGcgacggcggcggcggcggcagggATGATGATACTATGGACGAGGAGACAGACGAAGGACGCCTGTCGTTGGTTAATACATCGGAGcatcatcaacatcaccacGACGGGAAGCTCGGTGGACTTGTCGTTGCCTCCCGGACTAGTGAGCTTACTCTTGCTTTTGAAGGCGAGGTTTATGTTTTTTCTGCTGTTACGCCAGAAAAG GTGCAAGCCATACTCTTACTTTTGAGAGACAGAGAAGCACCAGCTGGTGCCCGTACTGTTGATGCATCTTATAATCCATGCAATAGG GGTGGGAACGACATCCCAAAGCATTCAACTCTTTCACGAAGAATTGCTTCACTTGTTAGATTTCGTGAGAAACGCAAAGAGAGGTGCTTTGACAAGAAAATCAGATACACTGTGCGCAAAGAAGCTGCTCAAAG AATGAACCGCAAAAATGGTCAATTTGCATCAACGAAAGAAAATTCAGTGTCTTCTGGTTGGGATTGTGCTAAAGGTTGTGAACAACCTGATAACAGTATTCGCCCAGAAACTGT TCTTAGAAGATGCCATCATTGTGGCGTTAGCGAGAATGCTACTCCTGCAATGCGTCGAGGCCCAGATGGACCAAGGACACTCTGCAATGCTTGTGGACTTATGTGGGCAAACAAG GGAACATTAAGAGATTTGAATAAAGGAGGGAGAAACTTTTCTTTGGATCATATTGAACCA GAAACACCAATGGATATTAAACCTTTAATAATGGATGATGAAAATTTCTCAGGAAACCATGATGACATG GGAAAACCTGATGAAACTTCAAAGGCTGCAATCTCTGGGCTCAAGTCCTCAAACATAGACGAGGAA TTCAAGTGTCTTTATTCTATGCAGGATTTGAGTGGAAATGGGGAAGGTAATAGAAATGGTTCTCGTGTGGGAATTCTACATTCTTCCTGTAACCTTGATGAACAG GAAAATCTTGTTGAACTTACAAATGTATCAGAATCTGAGGTGGATATTCATGTTGGGTTCGTTTAG
- the LOC124937962 gene encoding GATA transcription factor 24-like isoform X2 encodes MATANLHPFQAQPYEDHHRPELEAVQTDDYENGCCCCDGGGGGRDDDTMDEETDEGRLSLVNTSEHHQHHHDGKLGGLVVASRTSELTLAFEGEVYVFSAVTPEKVQAILLLLRDREAPAGARTVDASYNPCNRGGNDIPKHSTLSRRIASLVRFREKRKERCFDKKIRYTVRKEAAQRMNRKNGQFASTKENSVSSGWDCAKGCEQPDNSIRPETVLRRCHHCGVSENATPAMRRGPDGPRTLCNACGLMWANKGTLRDLNKGGRNFSLDHIEPETPMDIKPLIMDDENFSGNHDDMGKPDETSKAAISGLKSSNIDEEDLSGNGEGNRNGSRVGILHSSCNLDEQENLVELTNVSESEVDIHVGFV; translated from the exons ATGGCGACGGCAAACCTACATCCATTTCAAGCTCAGCCGTACGAAGACCACCACCGGCCGGAGCTTGAAGCTGTTCAAACTGATGACTACGAGAATGGCTGCTGCTGCTGcgacggcggcggcggcggcagggATGATGATACTATGGACGAGGAGACAGACGAAGGACGCCTGTCGTTGGTTAATACATCGGAGcatcatcaacatcaccacGACGGGAAGCTCGGTGGACTTGTCGTTGCCTCCCGGACTAGTGAGCTTACTCTTGCTTTTGAAGGCGAGGTTTATGTTTTTTCTGCTGTTACGCCAGAAAAG GTGCAAGCCATACTCTTACTTTTGAGAGACAGAGAAGCACCAGCTGGTGCCCGTACTGTTGATGCATCTTATAATCCATGCAATAGG GGTGGGAACGACATCCCAAAGCATTCAACTCTTTCACGAAGAATTGCTTCACTTGTTAGATTTCGTGAGAAACGCAAAGAGAGGTGCTTTGACAAGAAAATCAGATACACTGTGCGCAAAGAAGCTGCTCAAAG AATGAACCGCAAAAATGGTCAATTTGCATCAACGAAAGAAAATTCAGTGTCTTCTGGTTGGGATTGTGCTAAAGGTTGTGAACAACCTGATAACAGTATTCGCCCAGAAACTGT TCTTAGAAGATGCCATCATTGTGGCGTTAGCGAGAATGCTACTCCTGCAATGCGTCGAGGCCCAGATGGACCAAGGACACTCTGCAATGCTTGTGGACTTATGTGGGCAAACAAG GGAACATTAAGAGATTTGAATAAAGGAGGGAGAAACTTTTCTTTGGATCATATTGAACCA GAAACACCAATGGATATTAAACCTTTAATAATGGATGATGAAAATTTCTCAGGAAACCATGATGACATG GGAAAACCTGATGAAACTTCAAAGGCTGCAATCTCTGGGCTCAAGTCCTCAAACATAGACGAGGAA GATTTGAGTGGAAATGGGGAAGGTAATAGAAATGGTTCTCGTGTGGGAATTCTACATTCTTCCTGTAACCTTGATGAACAG GAAAATCTTGTTGAACTTACAAATGTATCAGAATCTGAGGTGGATATTCATGTTGGGTTCGTTTAG
- the LOC124937962 gene encoding GATA transcription factor 19-like isoform X3, with the protein MATANLHPFQAQPYEDHHRPELEAVQTDDYENGCCCCDGGGGGRDDDTMDEETDEGRLSLVNTSEHHQHHHDGKLGGLVVASRTSELTLAFEGEVYVFSAVTPEKVQAILLLLRDREAPAGARTVDASYNPCNRGGNDIPKHSTLSRRIASLVRFREKRKERCFDKKIRYTVRKEAAQRMNRKNGQFASTKENSVSSGWDCAKGCEQPDNSIRPETVLRRCHHCGVSENATPAMRRGPDGPRTLCNACGLMWANKGTLRDLNKGGRNFSLDHIEPDLSGNGEGNRNGSRVGILHSSCNLDEQENLVELTNVSESEVDIHVGFV; encoded by the exons ATGGCGACGGCAAACCTACATCCATTTCAAGCTCAGCCGTACGAAGACCACCACCGGCCGGAGCTTGAAGCTGTTCAAACTGATGACTACGAGAATGGCTGCTGCTGCTGcgacggcggcggcggcggcagggATGATGATACTATGGACGAGGAGACAGACGAAGGACGCCTGTCGTTGGTTAATACATCGGAGcatcatcaacatcaccacGACGGGAAGCTCGGTGGACTTGTCGTTGCCTCCCGGACTAGTGAGCTTACTCTTGCTTTTGAAGGCGAGGTTTATGTTTTTTCTGCTGTTACGCCAGAAAAG GTGCAAGCCATACTCTTACTTTTGAGAGACAGAGAAGCACCAGCTGGTGCCCGTACTGTTGATGCATCTTATAATCCATGCAATAGG GGTGGGAACGACATCCCAAAGCATTCAACTCTTTCACGAAGAATTGCTTCACTTGTTAGATTTCGTGAGAAACGCAAAGAGAGGTGCTTTGACAAGAAAATCAGATACACTGTGCGCAAAGAAGCTGCTCAAAG AATGAACCGCAAAAATGGTCAATTTGCATCAACGAAAGAAAATTCAGTGTCTTCTGGTTGGGATTGTGCTAAAGGTTGTGAACAACCTGATAACAGTATTCGCCCAGAAACTGT TCTTAGAAGATGCCATCATTGTGGCGTTAGCGAGAATGCTACTCCTGCAATGCGTCGAGGCCCAGATGGACCAAGGACACTCTGCAATGCTTGTGGACTTATGTGGGCAAACAAG GGAACATTAAGAGATTTGAATAAAGGAGGGAGAAACTTTTCTTTGGATCATATTGAACCA GATTTGAGTGGAAATGGGGAAGGTAATAGAAATGGTTCTCGTGTGGGAATTCTACATTCTTCCTGTAACCTTGATGAACAG GAAAATCTTGTTGAACTTACAAATGTATCAGAATCTGAGGTGGATATTCATGTTGGGTTCGTTTAG